In Misgurnus anguillicaudatus chromosome 5, ASM2758022v2, whole genome shotgun sequence, a genomic segment contains:
- the gstt1a gene encoding glutathione S-transferase theta-1a, which produces MPLELYLDLHSQPCRAVFLFTKITKIPFEYKAVDLSAGEHFGEEFGKVSILRKVPVLKDGDFILTESIAILQYLAVKHHASDHWYPADLQKRARVDEYLSWQHTALRAHGSKVFWFRGVLPVVTGAPVPKEKMDSALEDLNMSLKTFEEKFLQDRPFIIGQEISLADLVAIVEMMQPVGTGLDVFEGRPALGAWRDRVKNAIGVEVFDEAHKVIMNVDVLPQTFENKGLPEFLKVRIMKMFN; this is translated from the exons ATGCCACTTGAGCTCTATCTCGATCTTCATTCCCAGCCATGTCGTGCTGTATTTCTATTTACAAAGATAACAAAAATTCCCTTTGAGTACAAAGCCGTGGATTTATCTGCAG GTGAACATTTTGGGGAAGAATTTGGGAAGGTCAGCATTTTAAGGAAAGTACCTGTCCTTAAAGATGGAGATTTCATCCTCACAGAGAG CATAGCAATCCTGCAGTATTTGGCAGTAAAACATCACGCTTCTGACCACTGGTATCCAGCAGACCTGCAGAAGCGTGCACGAGTCGATGAGTATCTTTCTTGGCAGCACACAGCCCTACGAGCTCATGGGTCAAAGGTTTTCTGGTTTAGG GGAGTCCTGCCTGTGGTCACAGGAGCCCCAGTGCCAAAGGAGAAGATGGATTCTGCCCTGGAGGACCTAAACATGTCTTTGAAGACCTTTGAGGAGAAGTTTCTGCAAGACAGGCCCTTTATAATTGGACAAGAGATATCACTGGCAGATCTAGTTGCCATTGTAGAGATGATGCAG CCTGTTGGTACAGGTCTAGATGTGTTTGAAGGTAGACCTGCCCTGGGTGCATGGAGAGATCGAGTGAAAAATGCGATTGGTGTGGAAGTCTTCGATGAAGCCCACAAGGTCATCATGAATGTTGATGTACTCCCACAGACATTTGAAAACAAGGGTTTACCAGAGTTTCTCAAGGTTAGGATTATGAAAATGTTCAACTGA